The proteins below come from a single Plantactinospora sp. KBS50 genomic window:
- a CDS encoding PqqD family protein has product MTTGTAFEVSDDVVWAGDDTVRLYNVNTGQFQSLNGSASQIWCLMAAGRDPGQIADELAAKLAGGDPLARAEILSDVHDFLGGMAAKEMVIPQRGQP; this is encoded by the coding sequence ATGACAACCGGTACGGCATTCGAGGTCTCCGACGACGTGGTCTGGGCCGGCGACGACACGGTCCGGCTCTACAACGTGAACACCGGGCAGTTCCAGTCGCTGAACGGCAGCGCATCGCAGATCTGGTGCCTGATGGCGGCCGGACGGGACCCCGGCCAGATCGCGGACGAGTTGGCCGCGAAGCTGGCCGGCGGCGACCCGCTCGCCCGGGCGGAGATCCTCAGCGACGTGCACGACTTCCTCGGCGGGATGGCCGCCAAGGAGATGGTGATCCCGCAGAGGGGACAGCCATGA
- the stsB gene encoding StsB family radical SAM/SPASM domain sactipeptide maturase, whose translation MQIADQIAGLTVPEDIVVFRTATRRFALNAHLASWVLLTPEQDDLLSALARGDRPDGLFPTKRELDKALAHLVLNFLVYMPGWQPGDITPRIKLKVVYYAITDGCNLRCPYCYDSSERKLPGQLNTAESMSLMEQIAEAGAATVVFTGGEPMMRRDLFDVARHARKQGLNVNIITNGTYIRNAEIAGTMAELFQRITVSMDGGTKERHEATRGKGTFAKTMKGLQLLNDAGVRPVINHVVTSDNVDSMGEIAALGERFKIKHVRVQHHSDLGRGAEDHLGFEWADYLKTDRFMWTEPLSEHLLDDSIKAIKPCGVKGNCGMGGNEIYVNSLGNVYPCKLVTGLGDLAGNVRAKPLKELFEAPNMTALRESTVFGGDVHTDCSRCYIKAACGGGCRAFHMARSGDLRRNSRALCRMLRHSQISTIWRALGADLALIEDPGAFVPIRPHDGSVHPVYEDWRDETPRVKTPVDRVVSRSRRLPIVEVGAR comes from the coding sequence GTGCAAATCGCGGATCAGATTGCCGGACTGACCGTGCCCGAGGACATCGTGGTGTTCCGGACGGCCACGCGCCGGTTCGCGCTCAACGCGCACCTGGCCTCGTGGGTGCTGCTCACGCCGGAACAGGACGACCTGCTGTCCGCACTGGCCCGCGGCGATCGGCCCGACGGGCTCTTTCCCACCAAGCGCGAACTGGACAAGGCGCTCGCCCACCTGGTGCTGAACTTCCTGGTCTACATGCCGGGCTGGCAGCCGGGCGACATCACGCCGCGGATCAAGCTGAAGGTCGTCTACTACGCCATCACCGACGGCTGCAACCTGCGCTGCCCGTACTGCTACGACTCCTCCGAGCGGAAGCTGCCGGGCCAGCTGAACACCGCCGAGTCGATGAGCCTGATGGAACAGATCGCCGAGGCCGGGGCCGCCACCGTGGTCTTCACCGGCGGTGAGCCGATGATGCGCCGCGACCTGTTCGACGTGGCCCGACACGCACGCAAGCAGGGGCTGAACGTCAACATCATCACCAACGGCACGTACATCCGGAACGCGGAGATCGCCGGGACGATGGCGGAGCTGTTCCAGCGCATCACGGTGAGCATGGACGGGGGCACCAAGGAGCGCCACGAGGCGACCCGCGGCAAGGGCACGTTCGCCAAGACGATGAAGGGCCTGCAACTGCTCAACGACGCCGGCGTCCGCCCGGTGATCAACCACGTGGTCACCTCGGACAACGTCGACAGCATGGGCGAGATCGCCGCGCTCGGCGAGCGGTTCAAGATCAAGCACGTACGCGTGCAGCACCACAGCGACCTGGGCCGCGGCGCGGAGGACCACCTCGGCTTCGAGTGGGCCGACTACCTGAAGACCGACCGCTTCATGTGGACCGAACCGCTCTCCGAGCACCTGCTGGACGACTCGATCAAGGCGATCAAGCCCTGCGGCGTCAAGGGCAACTGCGGCATGGGCGGCAACGAGATCTACGTGAACTCGCTTGGCAACGTCTACCCCTGCAAGCTGGTCACGGGCCTCGGTGACCTGGCCGGCAACGTGCGCGCCAAGCCGCTCAAGGAGCTTTTCGAGGCGCCGAACATGACCGCGCTGCGGGAGAGCACCGTCTTCGGCGGCGACGTACACACCGACTGCTCCCGCTGCTACATCAAGGCGGCGTGCGGCGGCGGCTGCCGCGCCTTCCACATGGCCCGCTCCGGCGACCTGCGCCGCAACTCGCGTGCGCTGTGCCGCATGCTGCGCCACTCGCAGATCTCCACGATCTGGCGGGCGCTCGGCGCGGACCTGGCGCTGATCGAGGACCCGGGCGCGTTCGTACCGATCCGTCCGCACGACGGCTCGGTGCATCCGGTGTACGAGGACTGGCGGGACGAGACGCCGCGGGTGAAGACGCCGGTCGACCGGGTGGTCTCGCGGTCTCGCCGGCTGCCGATCGTGGAGGTGGGAGCGAGATGA
- a CDS encoding aroma-sacti cluster domain-containing protein: MTDVFSPVDELRRHGLLGEDVPEATEQVLSALSEPQVDVFVKVKQRVDALESPDVQDQPVDDGSLALAMTRAMGWDRPKVEHSGGEIEGMSAPVAECACLCTGSGGGGGSN, encoded by the coding sequence ATGACAGACGTGTTCAGCCCGGTCGATGAGCTAAGGCGACACGGCCTGCTCGGCGAGGACGTCCCGGAGGCCACCGAACAGGTGCTCAGCGCGCTGAGCGAGCCGCAGGTCGACGTGTTCGTCAAGGTGAAGCAGCGGGTGGACGCGCTGGAGTCGCCGGACGTGCAGGACCAGCCGGTCGACGACGGCAGCCTGGCGTTGGCGATGACCCGGGCGATGGGCTGGGACCGGCCGAAGGTGGAGCACTCCGGCGGCGAAATCGAGGGCATGTCCGCTCCGGTCGCCGAGTGCGCCTGCCTCTGCACCGGATCCGGCGGCGGCGGCGGATCCAACTAG
- a CDS encoding GAF domain-containing protein: MSQNLAGDVTERQLLQSIVEVARHVYAAAASSVFMVNVDTGELTFAAVSGAGASELIGTAFPAGTGIAGWVVASCQPLIADDVADTDQFARDAAGSTGYVPSTIMAAPLIADGQCIGVLEVLDRHTSATPAPGRELADMELLGLLATQAALGLTLLHQRERAGGHAPGMEALLARWVGRMPAGGVDPLAMTLLAASVEILERPERLY, translated from the coding sequence ATGTCGCAGAATCTCGCGGGTGACGTCACCGAACGTCAGCTGCTGCAATCCATCGTGGAGGTGGCCCGACATGTGTATGCCGCAGCCGCGTCGAGCGTGTTCATGGTGAACGTGGACACCGGCGAGCTCACCTTCGCGGCGGTGTCCGGAGCCGGTGCCTCGGAACTCATCGGGACCGCGTTCCCGGCCGGTACCGGCATCGCGGGCTGGGTGGTGGCCAGTTGCCAGCCGCTGATCGCCGACGACGTCGCCGACACCGACCAGTTCGCCCGCGACGCGGCCGGCTCCACCGGGTACGTGCCGAGCACCATCATGGCGGCGCCGCTGATCGCCGACGGCCAGTGCATCGGCGTGCTCGAAGTGCTGGACCGGCACACCTCCGCCACCCCGGCGCCGGGCCGGGAACTGGCCGACATGGAGCTGCTGGGCCTGCTGGCCACCCAGGCGGCGCTCGGGCTGACGCTGCTGCACCAGCGCGAACGGGCCGGCGGGCACGCCCCGGGCATGGAGGCCCTGTTGGCGCGCTGGGTCGGGCGGATGCCGGCCGGCGGCGTGGATCCCCTCGCGATGACGCTGTTGGCCGCGTCCGTGGAAATCCTCGAACGACCGGAAAGGCTCTATTGA